The region cgagaataaagttgtgatcatatttattcagttttatgttCATGGTCTCCCCGCTTTTACATCATCTGAACCACTGCTGTCATAAAGGATTCCTGttaaaggcaaataaaaaacataatgtagACGAATTAAACTAGCAAGTTGAATTTAACTTCAAGTTCAGAAAAATAGCATCATTTACTAGATTGAATTTTCTGATTCATTTGTTTGTGGCAAGTTGACATGATATTATAGAGAAAGAAACTAGTAAGTAAATGcagatttagaaaattaactgattcatttgttttctatgCATTCAAAAAGtaattgaagtaaaaaaaattaaagaagcaGGAAGATCTTTCaatcttgaatatttttttcagttttattattttgtacagATCAAGGAATCTGTATGGAATACAGatcattttgtattatttaggTACAAATTATTGTCAGATTTTTGTGCAGTCACTTATGGATGCTATCAGATATACATGCCACACTCTTAACCGACACAAGAACTAACCTATTATTGTGACCCCCAAAACATTAACAAGAGCAAACCCTGATTCCTGATagccaaattacatttgtgTCAAAGCATGTCACACATTTTAACAGACATTTAGTAAACTGTGTCAACTTGTTCGTAGGAGTAAAGCGTGTCTCTCATATGACTGGTGACCTGCATGCCGCTGTGACCTTTTCCTGTATCAGAAGCAGTCCTTCAGTGACACATTTACTTGTGCTTCCGGTTTTATTCACATACTACGAATAAACCATTCAAGGTGAAATGAAGTTCAACAGAACTGTGTCAGGATATTTAGcgagaagggaaaaaaacagctgacATTTGAAAGGagctgaaagaaacatttttaaatggacCTTTCAGGCACAGAGTATCCCGACACCCTATTAACGTGTTTGAGTAAAGAAAGATACCACCAGATATAATCAGACTAACAAGCTCGGCTCAGTGGCACAGTCCACTCTCTTTACATGCATGACCTGAGCAGATGCATGATTAACTTATAGGGTGTGCAGCTGGATGAACGGAGGACACGATGTTGTCAAACCTCATCTAACAgcagcaattttttaaaaagaaatcccaTTCCTAATTTAAGTGCATACTGGTTAGCATTTGCTCACATGAGTTAATGAGATACAACTGTGTGGAGACATGCATGTTCTTGGCACAAACTGGAAACCACAAATTTCGACAAGAGCAGCAAAGCAAGCATGCTTCCACCATTCAGACTCACATGCAACACAAATCCTCTGTACTGTCTGCTGGAGGCTGGGGGCTGGCTGACCCGGGCCGATCTCAGTCCCTGCACTCTCCAACACCAGATGTAGGTCGCAAAGTGCTGCAGGGGCTGGGGGATGCAGGGCCCCGCCTGTTTGTGTGCAATAGAGGGGAGGGGGGGCTGGAGTTCATTGTGTGCAGACATGTATTTCTGTGTGCGGTAAGAAGGGGAGAGAGTGGAGTGATGATTGCACTGGATGAGTTCATCACCAAGGACATGGCCCCCAGCGCACTGTCTCCATTGCTGTCACTATGTATTGTCCCAAACAGGCCACATGAAGCCTGACAGCCCGGCAGATGAGACTGAGGCAGTGCTCCCATCTCTATACATACTCGTCTCTCTCTATTGTTTTTCCTCCCAGTCTCTAAATGATTCGCTATCAGATAACtaattaaaatgcagcaaaggGTAAATATTTTTGGCATTAATAAATCCTAAAAGGTTCTGGAGATTTTtccatgcagtaaaaaaaacaacaaaaaaaacatttgaaataatgttATCCTCTATTTAGAAGATGAGAGCAAAGAATGAGCCGATGCTCATGAAGTGAGTAGGTCAACACGTTGAGGTGAGGTCCGGATTAGTCTTTGCAGCGGCATGAACCCCATTTATGGTCTACTTATTGAAGATTTTCAGAGGATGTTAGTTTATCTTTGgataagaaaaataagttttggacttttaccaaatgCCGTACTTCTTACAAGTCCAAAGCAGGCTAAGGGAATGCAATgcgtttgtttaaaaaataaaaataaaatctgtaaaagagAATGGTAAAATCTCACTTTAGGAATTTTGATCAAAAGAAATccctaaaaaatattttcatggcTGTacaattttctaaaacaatgtGCAATGGGTAAATGCCATTATCTTAAGGAAAACCTCAACTTCCAGGATTAGGCAGTTACTCGGTATTAATGTTAATAAGACTAGAAAATGAAAGGCTAAATCCAAACTGTGCCAACAGGACAATATTAAAAGGGCTGGAGACACAGGACTCTGGGATGTAGATGATTTAATCTGAACTGGTTGCTTCGCAGCCTTCCCCTCTCTTCTTTAGTCGCTCACTTCCTCATCATCCAGCTGAATGTGTTGtccaaattaaatgttagcCTTGTAGACACTGGGAATCTGAatataaaactcagaaatcatCCCAAATCCAGTAGCATTCGAACACAGTTACTGTTTATCACATAACAGAGTTCCTCTGTTTAATGGACTGTAAAGCTCAAAGTGCCGACATTAAGGCTCTGAGTTACATATGCCAGAGCCAACGGTGCATGTTGCAGTAATGTATTAATGATGCACATCAATGTTttagctgcttttaaaaaaatgggaACTGTTCTGAATATTGACTGTGAATGCAGGTTTTTCTCTACAGAGAGTAAAGTCGGGGTTGAGGTCACAACATGGACAGTAGAGGCTGGTAAAGAAATACCTTCTGTGAATCAACTCTTTACGCAGATGCATTGATAAACTTGAGGCACTATAACTGAAATCTAAAGGACTAAGCTGAATGACTAAATGTAACTTGTCCTAAATGATCTTCACTGTTCTCAGGAAGCATTTCAGTGACCCATTTAAAAAGCCCAACTGGAGAACAAAATTGAGACTGGATACCTTAATACATGAAAAGATACTGACTCCAGTGCGTGTTAGCAAACATTTTAGTGTATTTATAAATGCAGAATTTTAATCTATGAACATAAGTATTCTTTAAAAGAACCCTCTGATAACAACACATGTTGGTTTCACCTTTTTAACCAAACAGGTAGCTAACGCTATGCTACATCCCTGATGACTAGGAGTTTCTATTTCTAGAAGCAGTACGACCTTTCAGCAGCGATAGTGATGTGTGAGCATGTGTTATTCATGAGACACCTTTGCACTGAAGAGTATTTAAATATAATCAGGACGGTATATTACTCAACCCCCTTACTAGACCAACATTTATGTTAATACTCCACAATTACAATGTTCACCACCAGTAGATGTGTATGAGCTATAATCATCTCTGTGAAAGAAATGAGTTGGGTCTAAAAGTGCAGATTGCAGATGagcattttaaatgtctatTAACCTGCTAAAGACATTGTCTTGTAAGTGCTGCATaagtaaaacaatttaaaacaaaaaaacatcttttctgTGTAGGACAGTGATTTGATCTTTATCTGCTCccaaattagaaaaagaaatcttgTCACAGGAGAGATTAAAACAGTGAAATTGTTTTAAGTGTTAGCTGCTGCTTCATAAAATTAACAGGCATTTCTGGCTTTTTTACCTCATTGTGTTTCTTTAAGTGGATTACAAAAGTAACTCCTCGGGATGGTTAAAATACTGGTCTCTGAAAGCTGCTGGAAAATTCACAGAATGTGGTTTTCTTTGCATCTTGTGAAATAAGCTAAGTAtccttaaaaaaagtttatgttttttcccAGAGGTTCATTTGTAAGAAAACCATTTGAAAACCACAACCTTTAAGTAGATATTAAAACATACTTCTCATTAAGCCCAGatttcaatattaaaatgtttattgatcTGATCTAATATCTTAGATGTGTTTTCATTGACTTGATGTAAAAATCATAATTGACATAAATAGGGTTGAATCTATTATTCAAGTGTGTTTCACATAGTGATTTGACTTAGAAcacctaaatttaaaaaaaaaatctttaaagactGGAAACATGGTTGACACCCATTACAGTAAGGTTGGTATATGTGAATGGGTTTAAGCAATTAAACTTTATGCATCTGATTGCACAGTCAGcagtcattttatttgaaaaatacatattctaacagaaacaaaagttaaTCTGCAAGTTCATACACTGATGGCAAAAGTAAAGCTGTATCATGAATACATTTGTCTTGGAAATTCAGATTTCACATCACAATCACTGCAAAGTTCTGCCTTTACATGCATTTTTGCTATAGGTAAAAACAAGGGACAGGAAATTTAAAGAGCAGCTCTTACTGCATCACCGATGAAAAGGAGAAACCAGCTGAATCCTACCACAAACAAGTGAAGCTCAAGTCATGAGACTGTAAATAGTAGAAATCTGGAGTAATCAGTAGCGATCATAATGTGGACGATTATGGGAGTTGTATCCCTGATTGGAGCCTCTGGACCCAGACTGATATCCACTGCCATGCCCCCAGTTCTTGTCTCTGTCATGCCAGTGCTGTCCATGACGGTCCCCTCGCCATTTCCTGTCTTCTCCCCAACCGCGGTCTCTGTAGCCTCGGCGGTCCTGGTACCTGGAAGGTATTCATAAAAACCCAATTATTGCAGCGTAAAACATTTCCCATGGAGAGGTTGACTGAACACAAACTAGACCAAAGCTACCTGTTGTCCCTGCCCCTCTGGTTTCCCCCACCACGCCCCCGCCAGTCCTCAACAATTGGTGGCGGGTCAGCTGGACGTTTTAGATATTGCTGGTATTCACTGTCCTCTGGTGAAAATCTGTTAGAGAACAGCTCCTCGTAGCTCTGCGCGTTTTCTGAGGTGTCAGACATCCTGTTAgcaagataaaaagaaaaggctgttaaactttgaagaaaacaaaaaaaagtatgagAGAAAACTGCCAAGATGATTGTGTTATAGGTGATTTCgactttttcaaaaacaaaaaaaaccccaacataaCTTTAATACTATGTTTACAAGTTTTATTATacagaaactaattttaaaacatttcaaggtGCTTCATTTTTCACGCCTAGTGAGATATTGTGTTCGAAGCGATTTTTAAACTCAAAGTGGATCAAATTCTGAGCGATTAAAATACCAGTGTCAAGCCAAAACTTAAAAGTATCTGCCTAAAAGCTGAAGATGAAAATTGACTTAATTTCCCAGCATTATGACAATAAATACTTATCCCAACCAGACATGTGTCTTCAtcagaagaaaattaaacttgTGGCCAGAGTTCAGGACCAAGTCAGACAGGAAATCTGTAAAGGTTACTgcacagaaaaatgtcaaaaccgGATAATGATGCCCAATCAAGATGTAGCGCGACAACAGACCAGTACTAAGGGGGACTGACTGGGTGTGTGCACTTTTAATATGAATTGTTTGTGTCTGTAGATTCCCAGGGGCTGAAACTGCAGCAAAGCCTTACTGTACcagacaaactgaaaaattacaCTATGTCCGTCAAGGAAAGAATACTTgtttaaacagtgaaaaatttttttttaaatattcatttttaagattaaaatatataaatacctAGTGAAAGCAGCATGCTTAGCTGTAGTCCTTTTcgtattttcataattattcCGTAAAGATCCTTAATATGTTCTGTCATGCTGAGTATTCCATTTGCCAACaactaaaacaggaagtgatcttTTCTGCCAAATAATATACAGTCTCTAGTTTGACAATGGACATTTAAACACttataggggaaaaaaacagctttatagAAACTACTAAACTGAATTGCTATTATTGCTAACACGGATTTTAAGATGGTTTTTTCCTATGAAGTTCGCAGCTATGAACTCCAAACCAGGCATTGATCCAGTACAATTAccataattaaaacataaacgTTGTCCTTCAAATGCACTTTAGCAGAAAATGTAAGAACGCACCTTCACACGACAGCCGAGCTGTTAGCTTTAGCGTCAACCAGCATCGGAGCGTCACTGAAAATATGTTCCCTGAAACACAGAAGCCTGAGATAATGGTTCCGGGAGCGCGCGCACCTGCTCCTGATTACAAGCATTTCAGGTATTAGAAACCGAATTAAAAGCTTCTTTATTAGCATCATCTGTCCGTGTTAAGTCCGGTTATGAAGACGCAGTTTAACTAATATGCACGTTAGTTGTCCATCTGACTGTATAACGGATCTCAACTTGAATTCAGCATTATAAACATgtaagtgtttaaaaaaaacccaaaccaaaacaaaacaaaaataagctcTGGGTTCTGTTTCCTTGGACATTTCCTGATTTCAGGCCACAGAGTTTGGACACAGTTGTCAGCGTGAAACCGCAGCACCACAGATACCGCAGGTTTAAAGAGAGTGGgtggttttgcaaaaggaggcAGGTGGAGGAAGCCGCTCCGTGTCGCTGCTGCTTGCTGCCTCTGCTGCCCTTCATATGAAACACAATCCCTCTGGGGAGGAAGAAACTCCGCGTTGAGACCAGGCAGGCAGGCAAACATCAACTTATTTCATTATCGCCCTACTGCAGGAAGCGAGGAGGAAGCCATTCTTAAGTGGGATTTAGCGCCTCACGTTTGATAGGAGCGACAAACCAGgagaggatttaaaaaaaaaaaaaaaaaaaaaaacttcctgaaCGTGTTTCTGTGGGAGCGAGCTTGACAACCCGGTGAATCGAGTTTACGGAGAAGTGCTCTCATATTTCACTTGTCTCTCAGCAGCaagaagacttttttttccccctgctgcGGACAAAGCGGGGTTTGTGACTACGCTGACCACTAATATTTTGAGGAGCTCacttttaacattatttttctatagcttccaaataaagaaaaggagTTGCACCTCAAGTCCGCCGCAATGGGGTGAGTGATCTGGAGAGCGCCGTCCTTCAGAGTGCCTTTATTAACACCTGACTGTTCAATGTGTGTCGGTTCGCTGAAATACCTCTAGAGCTGTTCACCTGTTCACCTGAATGGGGTGAACTGTCTCGCTTCGACTGTCTGTGAGGAGGACCCTTGCTTTACAAGATTATATTTACAGACATCGTTTCTGTGAGATCATACgactttttatgtaaacataTCATATTGCGTATAGCACATAATTTGAAGTGGATCCCTGTGCGTTTTACGTTCTTCATAATCTGTGCAGCTACAGCTTTGCGGCTGATGATATGGAGGTGTCAGAGTCAACACTGCCCACTAACAAGGAGAGATATGGCActtgtgggagtgtgtgtgttctctggAGCTAGTGTGCACTTCCACTGTGGTTTGCAAGAAACTGCACATAATTTTGTGTCTATAGTCTGTTGTGTGGAGTGTTGACTCTGGCTCATCTCCATAGTTATGCAATCAGTAGCCCACTTGACATATACTTGATTGGGGTATCTATGTGAGGTACCTACTCTTCCTCTACATTCTGAAAACCTGTCATCCACTTCCACATTATTAGTTTCTACCCAATTACACAAGTTTGTCTCCAACTACATGTTTAATCAAACCAGTTTTACAATCTCGTCATCGTCTTGGAAGTTTTACAGTCACCTAACCGGTTTGGAGAGGTGTTGGTCTTGTCGTGTCATGAAACTGGCCCAGTGGACCAGGAGCCAGGCCAAGACAGGGCAGGTCACACTTCCTGGTGGAGACAGCTCTGTGGCTTCAGTCTGCCTTATAACATCGGCTAGCCGAGAGAATCTTGGAAGGCGGAGACGCCAGTCTCCTTGGAAATCAGGATTCATTTTAGGATTACGAGTAAAGTTTGCCATCACTTTGTTTTAGAAGATGCTTCCTTTGTAATCAGCTGATGGCTGATTTGTCCAATATTTACATGATCAGAGAATCAAAAGTGACTTTCTAAATGGGCTCAGTTCAaaacttttgattatttttaaaactcactTGCAGTTCCCtaattttaagccttttttaaacTAAGAGCTGAGCTGTCTTTCTGAAATcgtttttctctgcagcacaCAATGCTAAGAGAAATCTGCAGTGTACCTATGCCTGTGATTAAACAAGTTTACACTTGAATTTCAGCAAGAAGGAAGTATAGGAGAAGCGCTTTCAGGCAATGATGCTTCTTGTTCTGGTTTTCAATCAAATCCTTTTCTCTACTGTTGGTGTTTTGTCATTACATGAATACCAGGCTGCTCTTCTGAAAATGTGACATGTTTGTATACATGTAGGGTAATAATGATCAAAGTGGCACATCTAAAGCGGAACCTATAGTTGTGACATTATATATTATAGTTATAGCTTTACAGGCTTTGACCAGAGTGTCTGATACGAATATCAAACTGATGGAGGGTCGCAGGTTAGACGCTTGGATGGGGCGTACAGATGCTACGCCTACCTGATGTTGGAGACGATGGATTTTTGACTTCACCCACATGCCAGACAATTACACACCTACTGCTTTGACTGAGTACTTGAAACTCTAATACTAGTTTTACTGTAGGCCACAATTTATGTTCTACGCCATTCCAGATGTTCCAACTTGAATCAAATTGCATGGATACCcagagttattttgttttttgatatgGCTCTCCTATTAGGGAAGCATTTCTCATGGGGCGACATGAGCACTCGGTTAATGGGTGATTTCGTTTTACTTGTATTTTCAGCCAATGTGTAGCCGGCACCCCACGGAAAGTCTCGGGGTTTGTTTCACTCAATTTTCTtagctaaaagaaaatcaggTTTATATTACATTATCTctattcaaaaatataaaatacacgTTCTGGTGTGACCTGAGCTTGGCGGGTCGACATTTGAGATTCATGATGCTTTCATTGCATttgaatacagaaaaaaaagtatgctCCATGATTGTTTTGGTATTATAAACACTATATTGTAACCTAAAAATGTATATCTATAGAccagggctgaaatgattaatcgattatcgaaataattgtcaactaatttagtaatggATAAATGATTAACTGGAGTGCagagactcaaaaaaggccatttggtttaaaaaaacatagtCAGAGGTGTAATCATcccaaaactacaaaaaatgaattttactATTAggataaaaatatctttgcctgtAATGTTTCAACCAAATTTTAAGTGGTAaaattttagcttcacctggttcagatttACTAATAGAATgctatattttcacattttaggcaataaaatatttatttgcattattagAAAAGAAATTGAATAATTCCTTTTGAATTattgagttatttattttaatcatttattgtgTTAAGTGAAGAATCTGAGTAATGTGCCTTTATATTATCTTTAATTGAATAGATTATCTGAttaatttattcttaaattaattGTTAGTTGTGGCCTCGGTGTAGActggctgtttgtttttatctgaacgTTTGGTTTGTGGACTGATGGTTGATTCTTGGATATCTTATCATAGAAAGTTGATTTCGCAGGAAAGCGTAGCAGAAGTTTTACAGAAGCGATCTTACTTGCGCAATGTCTCTGATTACACCCTAGTGATGACGCAACAATGTTGCACCCTAGGGATCAGTCAGAGCTGACCAGGTGTGTCTTACTTTTTGTTTTCGCTTCATTGTTGGGAGTTGTTCTCTACGAAACTATTCACTTCTAAATGAAGTTTTAGATTAAtcatttcatataaaaatacttAGGAGAGGAAACACCcaggatatttttcttttgtgcctTAATTACTAGTCTTTGACTATATGAAGTCACTCTGGcgtcatttatttttgttagtttttttcgTCACTAAAGTTCCATAGGACTCATTGAGGCTATTGTGAATTTGTctcagtaataataatataaacatACGCCTTAATCGCCTACCTGCAATTGAGTACTGCTGAATTTTGGGAGTGAGAACATTGTACTgctgcagtgtgaaagaaagTTGTATTTTTGGAAGAGGTTAGTAGCTAATGCACCGTGTCTCTGGAAGTGCTGAAAAATAAAGCTTGGATTGCCTGAAGCCCTGTTGTACAGAATAAGCACACAGCCAGCCAGCAGTATAATCAGCATATTGCTATTTAAAGCAAGCTATGCTGGGAGCAGCCCTAACACAGGGATAGATGATAATCTCCTGGCTGGCCAGAGAATGACATCCAAAGGCTTAACACTCATTGATTAGGCTCTGTGCAATGGCAGCAGGTCGCTTGGCTGCCCTGACAGGAGACTGGACTTTAAGCCTAACCAGAGAACCAGAGTGTGCGTCTGGTTTGGAGGCAGCCCTCGTTGAGTTCTTGTTTGCGAGAACAGAAGCAGGTTTTAGTGGTAAAACGGGTAAAGGAAGAAGGACACGGATGGTGGATTGAACGTTATCTCAGCAGATGGTTGAAGCCCAGGAGGCCATCTGCTGTCATACTGGGTTTCTGGGGAGATTTCCTCACTCCCTTTTCCTTGGATCTCTCAGATTAAGTTGGGCTCTTCGTGTCACCTCAGTGTGGCGGTGGGGGGCCTGCTGCGTCTGCTGGCGGGAACCTGGCCCGTCGCCTGTAGTACATGAGATGCTGCTGTATGACAGCAATAACTGGCAAGACTACTGAAGGTCACTGACGATGACTGCAGCTAAAGCAGGCTGATggggaataaaaaagaaaaaaatggggaTTCTGTCAATTCAGTTGTTCAGAATAGGTTGTTTATACAATAAAACACTACAATATTATAGAAAATCGGAGTGCAAATGTAATGAGAAGACCCAATCTgaatgaaatcagatttttatgtcaTGAGTGATTTGACTGTATTGTGACTGACTCTACAGACTGACTGCAGGTATATCAGGGGTTGTATcacaatattcaaatatttcttgAGGCAAAACTTGCTGATCTGTGAGCTGGTATTTTTGTgcattgttttaatatttttattaactgaaCAATTCAGGCTTAATATTCTATTCTAACTTTGGTTGATGTTTGTCTTTTAGATcctcattttcttccatttttaataAGCAGGTTGTTATAATATATCAGATTTATTCCATTAT is a window of Xiphophorus maculatus strain JP 163 A chromosome 4, X_maculatus-5.0-male, whole genome shotgun sequence DNA encoding:
- the fam103a1 gene encoding RNMT-activating mini protein; amino-acid sequence: MSDTSENAQSYEELFSNRFSPEDSEYQQYLKRPADPPPIVEDWRGRGGGNQRGRDNRYQDRRGYRDRGWGEDRKWRGDRHGQHWHDRDKNWGHGSGYQSGSRGSNQGYNSHNRPHYDRY